In the genome of Clostridia bacterium, one region contains:
- a CDS encoding radical SAM protein, with product MLLTSLLRILLTRSFKAFTFKGRYSNQLNFASMKNLGLYVHIPFCKSICSFCPYCKELYDEKLALRYKDTLMKEIDLVCKGMRGKKAVTSLYFGGGTPTLLIDSLSEIIQKLKEYFEINDGVGVEIHPDEVTDEILGKLQNAGVSMVSIGVQSFNEECLQKLGRKHIGIEEKLSLLKKYSFSVIDMDLIFGIPGQDKQTLKNDIETAFRCGATQISTYPFIDFTFANNEYKPLSHKEKRVMLEYLNELCSKPEINRTSVWTFAKSKTGKYSSVTRDTFLGFGVSATTLLQDIFKINTFSVQEYINRVYSNNLPTALTLNFTKRQRAVYYLFWSAYSLHINGDAFERLIGKPITKMFGIEFFIAKKLGLLIKENNTYYLTNKAAYIYHYLEQKYTTAYIDKMWNISRKIAFPEKIELK from the coding sequence ATGTTATTAACTTCATTATTAAGAATTCTGTTGACTAGGTCATTTAAAGCGTTTACTTTTAAAGGCAGATATTCTAACCAGCTAAATTTTGCGAGTATGAAAAATTTGGGACTATATGTCCATATACCTTTTTGTAAATCAATTTGTAGTTTTTGCCCATATTGCAAAGAACTGTATGATGAAAAATTAGCTTTAAGGTATAAAGATACATTAATGAAAGAAATAGATTTGGTTTGTAAAGGCATGCGCGGGAAAAAAGCTGTGACGAGTCTCTATTTCGGGGGCGGAACGCCTACATTATTAATAGATAGCCTTTCTGAAATTATTCAAAAGCTTAAAGAATATTTTGAAATCAATGATGGTGTAGGAGTTGAAATTCACCCAGATGAAGTAACTGACGAGATATTAGGTAAGTTGCAAAATGCAGGTGTTTCTATGGTGAGTATCGGAGTACAATCATTTAATGAAGAATGTTTACAAAAATTGGGGAGAAAACATATAGGGATTGAGGAAAAACTTAGTTTATTAAAGAAATATAGCTTTTCAGTTATTGACATGGATTTGATTTTTGGAATTCCAGGTCAAGACAAACAAACGCTTAAAAACGATATTGAGACAGCTTTTAGATGTGGAGCAACCCAAATCTCAACGTATCCATTTATAGATTTTACATTTGCAAATAATGAGTATAAACCATTATCTCATAAAGAAAAAAGAGTTATGCTTGAATACCTAAACGAGTTGTGTTCAAAGCCGGAAATTAACCGAACTTCCGTATGGACATTCGCAAAAAGTAAAACAGGAAAATATTCATCAGTTACAAGAGATACATTTTTAGGATTTGGTGTATCAGCTACAACACTCTTACAAGACATCTTTAAGATCAACACATTTTCTGTACAGGAATATATTAATCGTGTTTACAGTAATAATTTGCCTACAGCTTTAACTCTTAATTTTACTAAAAGACAGAGAGCGGTTTACTATCTTTTCTGGAGTGCATATAGCCTTCATATAAACGGAGACGCTTTTGAAAGACTAATAGGTAAGCCGATCACAAAAATGTTTGGCATAGAGTTTTTTATTGCAAAAAAATTAGGTTTGTTAATTAAAGAAAATAATACGTACTACTTAACTAATAAGGCAGCATATATATATCATTATTTAGAACAGAAATACACAACGGCTTATATCGATAAGATGTGGAATATATCTAGAAAGATAGCGTTTCCAGAAAAAATAGAGTTAAAGTAA
- a CDS encoding sensor histidine kinase, protein MTSHKLDVVKLDKIVKKTIEAINSSKSEIFDIAEGARKECKRLEEELNQLKTQVKELIENVEVIEAELKESKRKLLLVNKNYERYSQEELKEAYEKADNLRIELAVKREQEQFFIKRRNDLEVRIKESYKTVQKADNLITHVGVALGYLTGDLQELSVQLEDIQQRQLMGLRIIKAQEEERQRVARDIHDGPAQSMSNVVLKAEICERLIDVDIIKAKVELNNLKKIVRESLQDVRKIIYNLRPMSLDDLGLVPTLQRYIMTFQEDTGISVAFKTRGLFDDIRPVIALTVFRIVQEAMSNIKKHAAAQNAVINLEFFEKDLKLYIYDDGRGFNTDDLKVKSEDINGGFGLFSMKERIDLLSGEFKINSEPGKGTRINITIPLLQEEEVKHE, encoded by the coding sequence ATGACTAGTCACAAGCTTGATGTGGTAAAACTTGATAAGATAGTAAAAAAAACTATTGAAGCGATAAATTCATCAAAAAGTGAAATTTTTGATATAGCCGAAGGTGCCAGAAAAGAGTGCAAGAGGCTTGAAGAAGAGTTGAATCAGCTGAAAACTCAGGTTAAAGAACTTATAGAAAACGTTGAAGTCATTGAAGCTGAGTTGAAGGAGAGCAAAAGAAAACTGCTGCTGGTAAATAAAAACTATGAAAGATATAGTCAGGAAGAGCTAAAGGAGGCTTATGAAAAAGCCGATAACCTTCGTATAGAGTTGGCAGTAAAACGTGAACAGGAGCAGTTTTTTATTAAGCGCCGGAATGACCTTGAAGTGAGGATAAAGGAATCCTATAAGACAGTACAGAAGGCGGACAACCTCATTACCCACGTTGGAGTGGCATTGGGGTACCTGACAGGAGATCTGCAGGAACTGAGCGTACAGCTTGAAGATATCCAGCAAAGGCAGCTAATGGGATTAAGAATTATTAAAGCCCAGGAGGAAGAGCGCCAGAGAGTGGCAAGAGATATCCACGACGGTCCTGCTCAATCCATGTCAAACGTCGTATTAAAGGCTGAAATATGCGAAAGACTTATTGATGTAGATATTATCAAGGCAAAGGTGGAACTTAACAATCTTAAAAAGATTGTCAGAGAAAGCCTGCAGGACGTAAGGAAGATTATTTACAATCTAAGACCTATGTCTTTGGATGACCTTGGGTTGGTGCCTACTCTTCAAAGGTATATAATGACCTTTCAGGAGGATACCGGTATTTCGGTAGCTTTCAAAACCAGAGGCTTGTTTGATGATATAAGGCCTGTTATAGCTTTAACGGTGTTCAGAATTGTTCAGGAAGCAATGAGTAATATAAAAAAGCACGCTGCTGCACAAAATGCTGTGATAAACCTTGAATTCTTTGAAAAGGATTTAAAACTCTATATTTATGATGACGGGAGAGGCTTTAATACGGATGACTTAAAGGTCAAAAGTGAAGATATAAACGGTGGTTTTGGGCTGTTCAGCATGAAGGAGAGAATTGATCTTTTAAGCGGAGAGTTTAAAATAAATTCTGAGCCGGGTAAAGGTACAAGAATAAACATAACTATTCCTTTGTTGCAGGAAGAGGAGGTCAAACATGAGTAA